From Anopheles funestus chromosome 3RL, idAnoFuneDA-416_04, whole genome shotgun sequence, a single genomic window includes:
- the LOC125767866 gene encoding uncharacterized protein LOC125767866 isoform X1 produces MLKVIYILTIAGCLHSPVTFGREQQIHQNQPYHYTSDTSNGLTFTPSGKAGYARTGNGGGYSTNAKFNRRKKTEKLHQDGNSQYRDEEDTIEPGVCQVYTGATCEQYLRNQTVFVTPDITMELLEERLKAAYGVIRESKDMNANCRVYALPSLCYSILPVCRTPELTNHQYFANRAAAEAARRAATIGRGKFKAHEKKNNRKQPLLKASLSTPVPYESTMSSGSLFNDTPTTTERLRIYFRGGVTPDLGGRFFDGDIVTEHAVPAPRYDNTRRGRRAAQQDYRYVQPGEEVSVLSYTSSSGPKKSYPPTRNTENLRRICRNDCELLENELCQKEYAIAKRHPTIGQKLPLEECDDLPLQKSVDGTILNGIGGLGSSGDMECMRLGIDLDIKPDDDCYWENGASYRGIMDRTKSSKICMRWSKLMHTMSEFPHLAGHNYCRYVVDGFSVLVVPIMFFVLSFCIRNPPHAGPMDAPWCYVDMQKTIEYCDIPKCSERMWMYIIIGFIAVISPLFIGVAVFCCRKYRKHGVSNIQNINLPNADKNIYGNSRLNSPIEMTSLIANQSSTGAASRNAENGGIQGLTTGQPGNGGTAGQSSQSRNNGISRVPQYTLQDVRFVEELGEGAFGKVYKGELTQKNGERIFVAVKALKENASAKTQADFKREIELISDLKHDNIVCILGVVLKEEPLCMLFEYMAQGDLHEFLIANSPNEGKSLSQLQFLLIAQQICDGMEYLASHHYVHRDLAARNCLVGDSLTVKISDFGLSRDIYSSDYYRVQSKSLLPVRWMPSESILYGKFTTESDVWSFGVVLWEIYSYGLQPYYGYSNQEVINMVRARQLLPCPESCPSAVYSLMVECWHEQAVRRPTFPEIGHRLKIWYQAQKRSEQNEQGGFNRKGSMLSVNTNRMSSQGNLNIATPSSSSSHHSLSRERNGEGRSDQQLQQQQQQQLQQQQQPLLPQTQQRKHHHHSLEREKILRTNQLQHQQQQQMQQTSQVGPPHSATSRPHHQHHQHHHSLDRSNNGSGRLDESACSAGDQYETQSNRSFYHNASASRSNKSIHSMQEPAQHHANHHAHAHQHHSHGQQPQPPMGGHSQGYKNFSLPRKSIDSGLEYGMEADFSGVVTSSPGYPAAGRAEIKARPPKDPHRHHHHHHHHGSGRNSRNRIDAVTAVGSSISSLPGSSDIASELDRQAQHIPKNSTQSLVTGNQPMVPQPNPGMPPIGRKASHSGSILSVASSTSEQCGVAGGGGGGISSFQPGFSSPSPTVQSVGNGVAGGGDPMLPQSALMQSSYHEG; encoded by the exons ATGTTAAAAGTGATTTACATCCTCACGATTGCCGGTTGTTTACATTCGCCAGTGACTTTCGGTCGCGAACAGCAAATCCACCAGAACCAGCCGTACCATTACACCTCGGACACTTCCAATGG GCTGACATTTACACCGTCCGGTAAGGCCGGATACGCACGAACAGGGAACGGTGGTGGCTACTCAACAAATGCCAAGTTTAACCGACGGAAGAAGACGGAAAAGTTACACCAGGATGGTAACTCACAGTACCGTGACGAGGAGGACACGATCGAGCCGGGCGTGTGTCAGGTGTATACTGGTGCCACATGCGAACAGTACCTACGCAATCAAACCGTCTTCGTGACGCCGGACATCACGATGGAGTTGCTGGAGGAGCGACTGAAGGCGGCGTACGGTGTGATCCGTGAGTCGAAAGACATGAACGCCAACTGTCGCGTGTATGCATTGCCCAGCTTGTGCTACAGCATTCTACCCGTCTGCCGTACGCCCGAACTGACCAACCATCAGTACTTTGCCAACCGTGCTGCGGCGGAAGCAGCACGCCGAGCAGCAACCATCGGCCGGGGGAAGTTTAAAGCgcacgagaagaaaaacaaccgcAAACAGCCGTTGCTAAAAGCGTCCCTTTCAACGCCTGTTCCGTACGAAAGTACCATGAGTAGTGGGTCACTGTTCAACGATACGCCTACGACCACGGAACGGCTTCGGATATATTTTCGTGGCGGCGTGACACCGGACCTTGGGGGACGCTTTTTCGACGGTGACATCGTTACGGAACATGCCGTGCCAGCACCACGGTACGACAATACCAGACGGGGTCGAAGGGCCGCCCAGCAGGATTATCGGTACGTTCAACCGGGCGAGGAAGTATCCGTGCTGTCGTACACTTCGTCATCGGGTCCGAAAAAATCGTACCCACCTACGCGGAACACGGAAAATCTGCGACGCATCTGCCGGAACGATTGTGAACTGCTGGAAAACGAACTTTGCCAGAAGGAGTACGCCATTGCGAAACGACATCCTACAATTGGGCAAAAGCTTCCGCTGGAGGAGTGCGACGATTTACCACTGCAGAAGAGTGTCGATGGAACGATCTTGAATGGCATCGGTGGGTTGGGAAGTTCGGGCGATATGGAGTGTATGCGGTTGGGTATCGATTTGGACATTAAGCCGGACGATGATTGTTACTGGGAGAATGGGGCGAGCTATCGTGGCATTATGGATCGAACGAAGTCGTCCAAAATTTGTATGCgctggtcaaagttgatgcaCACGATGTCGGAGTTCCCGCACCTGGCTGGACACAACTATTGCCGGTATGTAGTTGATGGGTTTTCGGTCCTCGTCGTCCCAATAATGTTCTTTGTGCTTTCTTTTTGCATTAGAAATCCACCACATGCTGGTCCAATGGATGCTCCCTGGTGCTATGTGGACATGCAGAAGACCATCGAGTACTGCGACATTCCGAAGTGTTCCGAGCGAATGTGGATGTACATTATCATCGGTTTCATAGCCGTTATCTCTCCGCTGTTTATCGGTGTAGCTGTGTTTTGTTGCCGGAAGTATCGCAAGCATGGTGTATCCAACATCCAAAAT ATCAATCTACCGAATGCGGACAAGAACATTTACGGCAATTCGCGACTCAACTCACCGATCGAGATGACGTCCCTGATAGCGAATCAATCATCAACCGGTGCCGCTAGCCGGAACGCAGAAAATGGTGGCATTCAGGGTTTAACCACCGGTCAGCCCGGTAACGGTGGTACCGCCGGTCAGTCGTCACAGTCGCGTAACAATGGTATCTCGCGCGTTCCCCAGTACACGCTGCAGGACGTGCGCTTCGTCGAGGAGTTGGGCGAGGGTGCGTTCGGCAAGGTGTACAAGGGTGAACTGACGCAGAAGAATGGCGAGCGGATCTTCGTCGCGGTGAAAGCATTGAAGGAAAATGCGAGCGCGAAAACGCAAGCCGACTTTAAGCGCGAGATCGAGTTGATATCCGACCTGAAGCACGACAACATCGTCTGCATCTTGGGTGTCGTACTCAAGGAGGAACCACTCTGCATGCTGTTCGAGTATATGGCGCAGGGCGATCTGCACGAGTTTCTGATCGCAAACTCACCGAACGAGGGCAAATCGTTGAGCCAGCTGCAGTTTTTGCTGATTGCGCAGCAGATTTGCGATGGCATGGAATATCTGGCAAGTCATCATTACGTGCATCGCGATTTGGCCGCGCGGAACTGTCTGGTGGGCGATAGTTTGACGGTCAAAATTTCTGACTTTGGTCTGTCGAGGGATATCTACAGCTCGGATTACTATCG CGTTCAATCGAAGTCCCTTCTGCCCGTACGCTGGATGCCTTCGGAGTCGATTCTTTACGGCAAATTCACAACCGAGAGTGACGTTTGGTCGtttggtgttgtgttgtggGAAATTTATAGCTACGGTTTGCAACCTTACTATGGATACAGCAATCAAGAAGTTATCAATATGGTTCGCGCCAGGCAGCTATTACCTTGTCCAGAGTCTTGCCCAAGCGCAGTTTACTCGCTGATGGTAGAATGTTGGCATGAGCAAGCCGTACGACGACCTACGTTCCCGGAGATTGGTCATCGGTTGAAGATATGGTATCAAGCACAGAAGAGAA GTGAACAAAACGAGCAAGGAGGTTTCAATCGTAAGGGCTCAATGTTAAGCGTCAATACGAATCGCATGTCCTCGCAGGGCAATCTAAACATTGCTACACCATCGTCCTCATCAAGCCATCATTCACTAAGCCGGGAGCGTAACGGTGAAGGGCGATCAGATCAacagttgcagcagcagcaacagcaacaacttcaacaacagcaacagccacTTCTTCCCCAAACACAGcagcgaaaacatcatcatcattcgttGGAACGTGAAAAAATCCTACGAACGAATCAAttacagcatcagcagcaacagcagatgCAACAAACGTCCCAGGTGGGGCCACCGCATTCGGCCACATCTCGACCACACCATcagcaccatcagcatcaccaTTCGCTAGATCGTAGCAACAATGGCAGTGGTCGGTTGGATGAATCCGCTTGTTCCGCTGGTGATCAGTACGAGACGCAGAGTAACCGTAGCTTCTATCATAATGCAAGCGCTAGCCGAAGCAACAAAAGCATCCACTCGATGCAGGAACCGGCACAGCATCACGCAAACCATCATGCCCATGCCCATCAGCATCATTCGCACGGTCAGCAACCACAGCCACCGATGGGAGGACACTCGCAAGGATACAAAAATTTTAGCCTGCCACGGAAAAGTATCGACAGTGGGCTGGAATATGGAATGGAGGCTGATTTTAGCGGTGTGGTTACGAGCAGTCCTGGTTATCCAGCCGCAGGTCGGGCAGAAATTAAAGCACGTCCTCCGAAGGATCCACATcggcaccatcaccatcatcatcaccatggtTCGGGGCGTAACAGTCGAAACCGGATTGACGCAGTCACCGCAGTCGGTAGTTCCATATCGTCCCTGCCCGGGAGTAGTGATATAGCGTCTGAGTTGGATCGTCAAGCACAGCATATACCAAAGAACAGCACACAATCGCTAGTGACCGGAAACCAACCGATGGTACCGCAGCCCAACCCAGGCATGCCGCCGATCGGGCGTAAAGCAAGTCATAGTGGAAGCATTCTTAGTGTTGCCAGCAGTACGAGCGAACAGTGCGGGGTAGCAGGTGGCGGCGGTGGAGGCATCAGTTCCTTTCAGCCCGGTTTCAGTTCACCTTCGCCGACCGTACAGTCCGTTGGGAATGGTGTCGCCGGTGGAGGTGATCCAATGTTGCCACAGAGCGCTCTAATGCAGTCATCCTACCACGAAGGATAA
- the LOC125767866 gene encoding tyrosine-protein kinase transmembrane receptor Ror isoform X2 — protein sequence MLKVIYILTIAGCLHSPVTFGREQQIHQNQPYHYTSDTSNGLTFTPSGKAGYARTGNGGGYSTNAKFNRRKKTEKLHQDGNSQYRDEEDTIEPGVCQVYTGATCEQYLRNQTVFVTPDITMELLEERLKAAYGVIRESKDMNANCRVYALPSLCYSILPVCRTPELTNHQYFANRAAAEAARRAATIGRGKFKAHEKKNNRKQPLLKASLSTPVPYESTMSSGSLFNDTPTTTERLRIYFRGGVTPDLGGRFFDGDIVTEHAVPAPRYDNTRRGRRAAQQDYRYVQPGEEVSVLSYTSSSGPKKSYPPTRNTENLRRICRNDCELLENELCQKEYAIAKRHPTIGQKLPLEECDDLPLQKSVDGTILNGIGGLGSSGDMECMRLGIDLDIKPDDDCYWENGASYRGIMDRTKSSKICMRWSKLMHTMSEFPHLAGHNYCRNPPHAGPMDAPWCYVDMQKTIEYCDIPKCSERMWMYIIIGFIAVISPLFIGVAVFCCRKYRKHGVSNIQNINLPNADKNIYGNSRLNSPIEMTSLIANQSSTGAASRNAENGGIQGLTTGQPGNGGTAGQSSQSRNNGISRVPQYTLQDVRFVEELGEGAFGKVYKGELTQKNGERIFVAVKALKENASAKTQADFKREIELISDLKHDNIVCILGVVLKEEPLCMLFEYMAQGDLHEFLIANSPNEGKSLSQLQFLLIAQQICDGMEYLASHHYVHRDLAARNCLVGDSLTVKISDFGLSRDIYSSDYYRVQSKSLLPVRWMPSESILYGKFTTESDVWSFGVVLWEIYSYGLQPYYGYSNQEVINMVRARQLLPCPESCPSAVYSLMVECWHEQAVRRPTFPEIGHRLKIWYQAQKRSEQNEQGGFNRKGSMLSVNTNRMSSQGNLNIATPSSSSSHHSLSRERNGEGRSDQQLQQQQQQQLQQQQQPLLPQTQQRKHHHHSLEREKILRTNQLQHQQQQQMQQTSQVGPPHSATSRPHHQHHQHHHSLDRSNNGSGRLDESACSAGDQYETQSNRSFYHNASASRSNKSIHSMQEPAQHHANHHAHAHQHHSHGQQPQPPMGGHSQGYKNFSLPRKSIDSGLEYGMEADFSGVVTSSPGYPAAGRAEIKARPPKDPHRHHHHHHHHGSGRNSRNRIDAVTAVGSSISSLPGSSDIASELDRQAQHIPKNSTQSLVTGNQPMVPQPNPGMPPIGRKASHSGSILSVASSTSEQCGVAGGGGGGISSFQPGFSSPSPTVQSVGNGVAGGGDPMLPQSALMQSSYHEG from the exons ATGTTAAAAGTGATTTACATCCTCACGATTGCCGGTTGTTTACATTCGCCAGTGACTTTCGGTCGCGAACAGCAAATCCACCAGAACCAGCCGTACCATTACACCTCGGACACTTCCAATGG GCTGACATTTACACCGTCCGGTAAGGCCGGATACGCACGAACAGGGAACGGTGGTGGCTACTCAACAAATGCCAAGTTTAACCGACGGAAGAAGACGGAAAAGTTACACCAGGATGGTAACTCACAGTACCGTGACGAGGAGGACACGATCGAGCCGGGCGTGTGTCAGGTGTATACTGGTGCCACATGCGAACAGTACCTACGCAATCAAACCGTCTTCGTGACGCCGGACATCACGATGGAGTTGCTGGAGGAGCGACTGAAGGCGGCGTACGGTGTGATCCGTGAGTCGAAAGACATGAACGCCAACTGTCGCGTGTATGCATTGCCCAGCTTGTGCTACAGCATTCTACCCGTCTGCCGTACGCCCGAACTGACCAACCATCAGTACTTTGCCAACCGTGCTGCGGCGGAAGCAGCACGCCGAGCAGCAACCATCGGCCGGGGGAAGTTTAAAGCgcacgagaagaaaaacaaccgcAAACAGCCGTTGCTAAAAGCGTCCCTTTCAACGCCTGTTCCGTACGAAAGTACCATGAGTAGTGGGTCACTGTTCAACGATACGCCTACGACCACGGAACGGCTTCGGATATATTTTCGTGGCGGCGTGACACCGGACCTTGGGGGACGCTTTTTCGACGGTGACATCGTTACGGAACATGCCGTGCCAGCACCACGGTACGACAATACCAGACGGGGTCGAAGGGCCGCCCAGCAGGATTATCGGTACGTTCAACCGGGCGAGGAAGTATCCGTGCTGTCGTACACTTCGTCATCGGGTCCGAAAAAATCGTACCCACCTACGCGGAACACGGAAAATCTGCGACGCATCTGCCGGAACGATTGTGAACTGCTGGAAAACGAACTTTGCCAGAAGGAGTACGCCATTGCGAAACGACATCCTACAATTGGGCAAAAGCTTCCGCTGGAGGAGTGCGACGATTTACCACTGCAGAAGAGTGTCGATGGAACGATCTTGAATGGCATCGGTGGGTTGGGAAGTTCGGGCGATATGGAGTGTATGCGGTTGGGTATCGATTTGGACATTAAGCCGGACGATGATTGTTACTGGGAGAATGGGGCGAGCTATCGTGGCATTATGGATCGAACGAAGTCGTCCAAAATTTGTATGCgctggtcaaagttgatgcaCACGATGTCGGAGTTCCCGCACCTGGCTGGACACAACTATTGCCG AAATCCACCACATGCTGGTCCAATGGATGCTCCCTGGTGCTATGTGGACATGCAGAAGACCATCGAGTACTGCGACATTCCGAAGTGTTCCGAGCGAATGTGGATGTACATTATCATCGGTTTCATAGCCGTTATCTCTCCGCTGTTTATCGGTGTAGCTGTGTTTTGTTGCCGGAAGTATCGCAAGCATGGTGTATCCAACATCCAAAAT ATCAATCTACCGAATGCGGACAAGAACATTTACGGCAATTCGCGACTCAACTCACCGATCGAGATGACGTCCCTGATAGCGAATCAATCATCAACCGGTGCCGCTAGCCGGAACGCAGAAAATGGTGGCATTCAGGGTTTAACCACCGGTCAGCCCGGTAACGGTGGTACCGCCGGTCAGTCGTCACAGTCGCGTAACAATGGTATCTCGCGCGTTCCCCAGTACACGCTGCAGGACGTGCGCTTCGTCGAGGAGTTGGGCGAGGGTGCGTTCGGCAAGGTGTACAAGGGTGAACTGACGCAGAAGAATGGCGAGCGGATCTTCGTCGCGGTGAAAGCATTGAAGGAAAATGCGAGCGCGAAAACGCAAGCCGACTTTAAGCGCGAGATCGAGTTGATATCCGACCTGAAGCACGACAACATCGTCTGCATCTTGGGTGTCGTACTCAAGGAGGAACCACTCTGCATGCTGTTCGAGTATATGGCGCAGGGCGATCTGCACGAGTTTCTGATCGCAAACTCACCGAACGAGGGCAAATCGTTGAGCCAGCTGCAGTTTTTGCTGATTGCGCAGCAGATTTGCGATGGCATGGAATATCTGGCAAGTCATCATTACGTGCATCGCGATTTGGCCGCGCGGAACTGTCTGGTGGGCGATAGTTTGACGGTCAAAATTTCTGACTTTGGTCTGTCGAGGGATATCTACAGCTCGGATTACTATCG CGTTCAATCGAAGTCCCTTCTGCCCGTACGCTGGATGCCTTCGGAGTCGATTCTTTACGGCAAATTCACAACCGAGAGTGACGTTTGGTCGtttggtgttgtgttgtggGAAATTTATAGCTACGGTTTGCAACCTTACTATGGATACAGCAATCAAGAAGTTATCAATATGGTTCGCGCCAGGCAGCTATTACCTTGTCCAGAGTCTTGCCCAAGCGCAGTTTACTCGCTGATGGTAGAATGTTGGCATGAGCAAGCCGTACGACGACCTACGTTCCCGGAGATTGGTCATCGGTTGAAGATATGGTATCAAGCACAGAAGAGAA GTGAACAAAACGAGCAAGGAGGTTTCAATCGTAAGGGCTCAATGTTAAGCGTCAATACGAATCGCATGTCCTCGCAGGGCAATCTAAACATTGCTACACCATCGTCCTCATCAAGCCATCATTCACTAAGCCGGGAGCGTAACGGTGAAGGGCGATCAGATCAacagttgcagcagcagcaacagcaacaacttcaacaacagcaacagccacTTCTTCCCCAAACACAGcagcgaaaacatcatcatcattcgttGGAACGTGAAAAAATCCTACGAACGAATCAAttacagcatcagcagcaacagcagatgCAACAAACGTCCCAGGTGGGGCCACCGCATTCGGCCACATCTCGACCACACCATcagcaccatcagcatcaccaTTCGCTAGATCGTAGCAACAATGGCAGTGGTCGGTTGGATGAATCCGCTTGTTCCGCTGGTGATCAGTACGAGACGCAGAGTAACCGTAGCTTCTATCATAATGCAAGCGCTAGCCGAAGCAACAAAAGCATCCACTCGATGCAGGAACCGGCACAGCATCACGCAAACCATCATGCCCATGCCCATCAGCATCATTCGCACGGTCAGCAACCACAGCCACCGATGGGAGGACACTCGCAAGGATACAAAAATTTTAGCCTGCCACGGAAAAGTATCGACAGTGGGCTGGAATATGGAATGGAGGCTGATTTTAGCGGTGTGGTTACGAGCAGTCCTGGTTATCCAGCCGCAGGTCGGGCAGAAATTAAAGCACGTCCTCCGAAGGATCCACATcggcaccatcaccatcatcatcaccatggtTCGGGGCGTAACAGTCGAAACCGGATTGACGCAGTCACCGCAGTCGGTAGTTCCATATCGTCCCTGCCCGGGAGTAGTGATATAGCGTCTGAGTTGGATCGTCAAGCACAGCATATACCAAAGAACAGCACACAATCGCTAGTGACCGGAAACCAACCGATGGTACCGCAGCCCAACCCAGGCATGCCGCCGATCGGGCGTAAAGCAAGTCATAGTGGAAGCATTCTTAGTGTTGCCAGCAGTACGAGCGAACAGTGCGGGGTAGCAGGTGGCGGCGGTGGAGGCATCAGTTCCTTTCAGCCCGGTTTCAGTTCACCTTCGCCGACCGTACAGTCCGTTGGGAATGGTGTCGCCGGTGGAGGTGATCCAATGTTGCCACAGAGCGCTCTAATGCAGTCATCCTACCACGAAGGATAA